Genomic DNA from Streptomyces sp. PCS3-D2:
CGGTGATCGCGCCGATGCCGGGCATCGACAGGTAGATCTCAGCGTCCGGGTGCGCGAGAAAATGCGCGCTCACCTGCTCTTCCATCGCAGCTATCTGTTCGTTCAGCGCGATCAGCAGGTTGGCGTGTGCGGTCGCCGCCGCGGCGTAGGCGGCGACCGGTGCGGCGACACCGAGCTGCGGCTCGCGCAGGCCGGCCTGGATCGCGGCGGCCCTCTGGTCCCGGTTGCGGCGGCGGTGCCGGGCCAGGACGGCGGTGATCTGCTGCTTGGTCAGCTTCGCAGCCTGCTCGGGCGTCGGGGCCTTGAGCAGCAGTTCCAGTGCGTCGGTGCTGGTCAATTCCAGGGAGGCGTAGGCGGTCAGCGCGCCGGGGAAGTACTCGCGCAGCGTGTTGCGCAGGCGCTGGAAGGCGCGGGTGCGTTCCCAGATCAGGGTCTGGTGGGCGCGGGCGACGACCTTGATCGCCTGGGCCTGGTCGCTGTCTCCGGCGACCGGCCGCAGCTGGTCACCGTCGATGCGGACCATGTCCGCCAGCGCGTGGGCGTCTCCCTTGTCGCTCTTGGCCCCGGAGGTGCCGTACCGCTCCTTAAACCGCGCCGCCTGTCGGGGGTTGACCGCGTAGATGCGGTAGCCGGCTGCGATCAGCGCCTGCACCCAAGGCCCCCGATCGGTCTCGATCCCGACCATCACCTGGGCGGATTCCGGGTCTTCGCCACTGTGCCGGGCGACGAG
This window encodes:
- a CDS encoding IS110 family transposase, producing MLFIGDDWAEDHHDVEIQDEAGRKLATARLPEGVEGIAKLHTLVARHSGEDPESAQVMVGIETDRGPWVQALIAAGYRIYAVNPRQAARFKERYGTSGAKSDKGDAHALADMVRIDGDQLRPVAGDSDQAQAIKVVARAHQTLIWERTRAFQRLRNTLREYFPGALTAYASLELTSTDALELLLKAPTPEQAAKLTKQQITAVLARHRRRNRDQRAAAIQAGLREPQLGVAAPVAAYAAAATAHANLLIALNEQIAAMEEQVSAHFLAHPDAEIYLSMPGIGAITGARVLAEFGDDPTRYTSAKARKNYAGTSPITRASGRTHAVHARHARNDRLADALHRQAFSAINTSPGARRYYDKQRARDAGYNPALRQLGNRLVGILHGCLKTRTPYDEATAWSHHATLATSA